One Saprospira sp. CCB-QB6 genomic window carries:
- a CDS encoding KilA-N domain-containing protein → MQAVWELPMLLFSFIEMAKKQGILQVQGTEIRLYSEQQEDFISLTDIARKFNPKTGQLILNWLRNRSSISFLGAWESLHNPNFNVLEFENIKNQTGDPTFTLSLTEWIEKTGALGIRSKKGRYGGTYAHQDIAFEFLSYLSPTFKLYVFKEFQRLKQLDEAQKQEALGWNLKRMLTKVNYTVHTDAIKEELIPPRVSGQGFIYAGEADILNVAVFGLTAKFWRQQNPDLKGNIRDYASTEQLLVLANLEAVNAELIRMQLSQDERADILNQAAIKQMQSLLTSRSLPKMEDPKRLGN, encoded by the coding sequence ATGCAAGCAGTATGGGAGTTGCCCATGCTGCTTTTTAGTTTTATAGAGATGGCAAAGAAACAGGGAATCCTCCAAGTACAAGGCACCGAAATTCGATTATATAGTGAGCAACAAGAAGATTTTATCTCACTAACCGATATTGCACGCAAATTCAACCCCAAAACAGGGCAGTTGATCCTCAACTGGTTGCGTAATAGAAGCAGTATTAGCTTTTTGGGTGCCTGGGAAAGCCTACACAACCCCAATTTTAATGTACTCGAATTTGAGAACATTAAAAATCAGACTGGCGATCCAACCTTTACGCTAAGCTTGACCGAATGGATTGAGAAAACGGGCGCTCTTGGCATTCGCTCTAAAAAAGGGCGTTATGGTGGGACCTATGCGCATCAGGATATTGCTTTTGAGTTTCTCTCTTACCTCAGCCCTACCTTTAAACTCTATGTTTTCAAGGAGTTTCAGCGCCTTAAACAGCTTGATGAGGCCCAAAAACAAGAGGCCTTAGGCTGGAACCTCAAGCGTATGCTGACCAAAGTCAATTATACGGTGCATACCGATGCCATCAAAGAAGAATTGATTCCACCTAGAGTGAGTGGACAAGGATTTATCTATGCTGGAGAAGCCGATATTCTAAATGTGGCCGTTTTTGGCCTAACGGCTAAGTTTTGGCGGCAACAAAACCCCGATTTAAAAGGCAATATTAGAGATTATGCAAGCACCGAACAACTATTGGTCCTCGCTAACTTAGAAGCCGTCAATGCGGAATTGATTCGGATGCAATTGAGCCAAGATGAACGAGCCGATATTCTCAATCAAGCGGCTATCAAACAAATGCAATCTCTTTTGACCTCTAGATCCTTGCCCAAAATGGAGGATCCCAAACGCTTAGGCAACTAA
- the pyrF gene encoding orotidine-5'-phosphate decarboxylase, giving the protein MQKKEALLLKLEELGVLQFGQFTLKSGLSSPFYLDFRRVVAYPKLLKEISEQLWELIKDLEFDHLCGVPYAALSLSSALSMMHNKPMIVKRKEVKKHGTKKMVEGVFEEGQKAVVIDDVISSGISMIETLEVIEAEGLEVDYVISIVDRMQGGVSTLEKQGYQALSVYTIAEILDILYRHDRIDEQMYNLTLAFVQNNQIGYEQLRLQRKAVPRLNYSTIKVNTQNGVTKRLIDIMEQKQTNLCCSADVGTKAKLLQLAQEVGPYIAVLKTHMDSIEDFDQELVVELQALAKRHNFLLFEDRKFADIGHIVQQQFKAAPYCIADWADLITVHVVAGASSVEALKQIALQKNVGLIVVAQMSTVDTLTSREYMKKALAIAQDQQEVVVGVVSQNKRPRDAGLLMFTPGIKLGGGSDNLGQQYNHPTEAFEKRGIDLMIVGRGIYQDEQPAQKAAEYRKVGWEAYLKRL; this is encoded by the coding sequence ATGCAAAAGAAAGAAGCGCTTTTACTGAAATTGGAAGAATTGGGCGTATTGCAATTTGGGCAGTTTACGCTAAAGAGCGGCTTGTCCTCGCCTTTTTATTTAGATTTTAGACGGGTGGTGGCCTACCCCAAACTGCTTAAGGAAATTAGCGAGCAACTTTGGGAATTGATCAAAGATTTGGAATTTGACCATTTGTGTGGGGTGCCTTATGCGGCCCTTTCGCTCAGCTCGGCCTTGTCGATGATGCACAACAAACCGATGATCGTCAAGCGCAAGGAAGTGAAAAAACATGGGACTAAAAAAATGGTCGAAGGCGTCTTTGAAGAGGGCCAAAAAGCCGTTGTTATTGATGACGTCATTAGTAGTGGCATCTCGATGATAGAGACCTTGGAAGTCATTGAGGCCGAAGGCTTAGAAGTGGATTATGTCATTTCGATTGTGGACCGTATGCAAGGGGGCGTATCGACCTTGGAAAAACAAGGTTATCAGGCTTTGTCGGTCTATACCATTGCCGAGATTTTGGACATTTTGTATCGACATGATCGCATTGATGAGCAGATGTATAATCTGACCTTGGCCTTTGTGCAAAATAACCAGATTGGTTATGAGCAATTGCGCTTACAGCGCAAGGCCGTTCCCCGCCTCAACTACTCGACCATCAAAGTGAATACGCAAAATGGGGTGACCAAGCGTCTCATCGACATCATGGAGCAAAAACAAACCAACCTTTGTTGCTCTGCGGATGTGGGGACCAAAGCCAAATTGCTGCAATTGGCCCAAGAAGTGGGACCATATATTGCGGTTTTGAAAACGCATATGGACAGCATTGAAGACTTTGACCAAGAGCTGGTTGTTGAATTACAAGCTTTGGCCAAGCGCCATAACTTTCTCTTGTTTGAGGACCGCAAATTTGCCGATATTGGGCATATTGTTCAACAACAATTTAAGGCTGCCCCTTACTGCATTGCCGATTGGGCTGATCTGATTACCGTGCATGTGGTGGCTGGCGCCTCTAGTGTAGAAGCCTTAAAACAAATTGCGCTGCAGAAAAATGTAGGCTTGATTGTGGTCGCTCAAATGTCAACTGTAGATACCTTAACTAGTAGAGAGTACATGAAAAAAGCCTTGGCCATTGCCCAAGATCAGCAAGAAGTGGTTGTGGGCGTGGTCAGCCAAAACAAACGGCCAAGAGATGCAGGACTTTTGATGTTTACTCCAGGCATTAAGCTAGGCGGTGGCAGCGATAACTTGGGCCAGCAATACAATCATCCTACAGAAGCCTTTGAAAAAAGAGGCATTGATTTGATGATTGTGGGCCGAGGAATTTACCAAGATGAACAGCCCGCCCAAAAGGCCGCCGAATACCGAAAAGTAGGTTGGGAAGCCTATTTGAAGCGCTTGTAA
- a CDS encoding dihydroorotate oxidase, with amino-acid sequence MLKTKIANIKLANCIYNASGPACSSLEELQALGQSAAGAILSKSATLAPRSGNPAPRYVDTPWGSINSMGLPNKGHAYYLAAAKELASFQKPYIVSVSGMSLADNLKMIAAMQEEENIAAIELNLSCPNLPGKPQTAYDFEQTEKVLAAVFAQNNKPLGVKLPPYFDLLHFEQMAQILNQFPLSFVSCINSIGNGLVIDWEKEETLIRPKDGFGGLGGDYIKATALANVRQFYLLLRPDISVVAVGGIKSGQDAFEHILCGAKAVQIGTHLMKTGPRCFAQISAELTAIMQAKGYQSIEDFRGKLKTAAPI; translated from the coding sequence ATGCTGAAAACAAAAATAGCGAACATTAAATTAGCCAACTGTATATACAATGCTTCTGGTCCAGCCTGCAGCAGCTTAGAAGAGTTGCAAGCCCTTGGACAGTCTGCGGCGGGAGCTATTTTGTCCAAAAGCGCCACCCTAGCGCCCAGATCGGGAAATCCCGCTCCTCGCTATGTAGATACGCCTTGGGGCAGCATCAACTCTATGGGCTTGCCCAATAAGGGCCATGCTTATTATTTGGCGGCAGCTAAGGAATTGGCCAGTTTTCAAAAGCCTTATATCGTTTCGGTTTCGGGTATGAGTTTGGCCGATAATCTCAAGATGATTGCGGCCATGCAAGAGGAGGAAAATATTGCGGCCATAGAGCTGAATTTGTCTTGTCCAAATTTGCCAGGCAAACCCCAAACGGCTTACGATTTTGAGCAAACCGAAAAAGTATTAGCGGCTGTTTTTGCCCAAAACAACAAGCCTTTGGGGGTCAAATTACCGCCCTATTTCGACCTGCTGCATTTTGAGCAAATGGCCCAAATTCTCAATCAATTTCCCTTGTCTTTTGTGAGCTGCATCAATAGCATTGGCAATGGCTTGGTCATTGATTGGGAAAAAGAAGAGACCTTAATTCGCCCCAAAGATGGCTTTGGCGGTTTGGGCGGCGATTATATCAAGGCCACCGCCCTGGCCAATGTCCGACAGTTTTATTTGCTCTTGCGGCCAGATATTTCGGTGGTGGCCGTGGGTGGCATCAAATCGGGCCAAGATGCCTTTGAGCATATTTTATGTGGGGCCAAGGCCGTACAAATTGGCACGCATCTGATGAAAACTGGTCCTCGTTGTTTTGCGCAAATCAGCGCCGAACTAACGGCCATTATGCAAGCCAAGGGTTATCAATCGATAGAAGATTTTCGAGGGAAATTGAAGACCGCCGCTCCTATTTAA
- the guaA gene encoding glutamine-hydrolyzing GMP synthase, with the protein MQKEVVLVLDFGAQYNQLIARRLREASVYSEVVSGQITAEEVKAKGAKAIVLSGGPAVVYAEGAPSMDPAILDLGLPILGICYGAQLLVHLSGGKVAPALAREYGKKELQVQPTAIFKSVPAQSDCWMSHTYQVSELPAGFEAIASTDHCPVAAFAQKEKQIYGFQYHPEVMHTAFGQQMLHNFLYEVADLKGDWQTDNFIEASLAEIRAKIGDKKVLCALSGGVDSSVAAMLVHKAVGKQLTCIFVDNGLLRKNEAEQVEQLFRQELDLQLICVDAKERFLNQLAGVSDPEEKRKRIGETFIRVFEDEAKKIGEVDFLVQGTIYPDVIESGAGHAAVIKSHHNVGGLPDVVDFKELIEPLRLLFKDEVRTVGAALGLPSYLVNRQPFPGPGLAIRVIGEVTEPKLVILREADYIFRSEIEAADLEEEVWQYFAVLTGIRTVGVMGDERTYHYTLGLRAVSSVDGMTADWSRLPLPLLAKISNRIVNEVEQVNRIVYDITSKPPATIEWE; encoded by the coding sequence ATGCAAAAAGAAGTCGTTCTGGTCCTTGATTTTGGGGCCCAATACAATCAACTCATTGCCCGAAGATTAAGAGAGGCCTCAGTGTATTCCGAAGTCGTTTCGGGCCAAATTACTGCCGAAGAGGTCAAGGCCAAAGGCGCTAAAGCCATTGTGCTTTCTGGTGGTCCCGCAGTCGTTTATGCAGAGGGAGCGCCCTCTATGGATCCCGCTATTTTAGATTTGGGTTTACCCATTTTAGGCATTTGTTATGGGGCACAGCTCTTGGTCCATTTGTCGGGAGGAAAAGTAGCGCCAGCCTTGGCTAGAGAATATGGAAAAAAAGAGCTGCAAGTGCAGCCAACAGCTATTTTCAAATCGGTTCCCGCTCAATCTGATTGTTGGATGAGCCACACTTATCAAGTCAGCGAACTGCCAGCGGGCTTTGAAGCCATTGCGAGCACCGATCATTGTCCCGTGGCGGCTTTTGCCCAAAAAGAAAAGCAAATTTATGGCTTCCAATATCATCCAGAGGTCATGCATACGGCTTTTGGTCAGCAAATGCTCCATAACTTCCTCTATGAAGTGGCGGACCTAAAAGGCGATTGGCAAACGGATAACTTTATTGAGGCCAGTTTGGCCGAAATTCGAGCGAAGATTGGCGATAAGAAAGTACTTTGCGCTTTGTCTGGAGGCGTAGATTCTTCGGTAGCGGCCATGTTGGTCCATAAAGCAGTAGGCAAACAGTTGACCTGCATTTTTGTAGATAATGGCTTGCTGCGTAAAAATGAGGCGGAGCAGGTGGAGCAACTGTTTCGCCAAGAGCTCGATTTGCAGCTCATCTGTGTAGATGCTAAAGAGCGCTTTTTAAATCAATTAGCTGGGGTTAGCGATCCAGAAGAAAAGCGCAAGCGCATTGGCGAGACCTTTATCCGAGTGTTTGAAGATGAGGCCAAGAAAATCGGCGAAGTAGACTTTTTGGTCCAAGGAACGATTTATCCCGATGTGATTGAAAGCGGGGCGGGACATGCCGCCGTGATTAAATCTCACCATAATGTGGGCGGCTTACCTGATGTCGTCGATTTTAAAGAGCTGATTGAGCCACTTCGCCTGCTTTTTAAGGATGAGGTGCGGACCGTTGGGGCAGCTTTGGGCTTGCCCAGCTATTTGGTCAATAGACAACCTTTTCCTGGACCAGGTTTAGCCATTCGAGTAATTGGAGAAGTAACTGAACCTAAATTGGTCATTTTGAGAGAGGCCGATTATATCTTCCGAAGCGAAATTGAAGCCGCTGATTTAGAAGAAGAGGTTTGGCAATACTTTGCCGTACTCACAGGCATCCGAACCGTAGGCGTTATGGGCGACGAAAGAACCTATCATTATACTTTAGGCCTAAGAGCGGTCTCTAGTGTAGATGGCATGACAGCCGATTGGTCCAGATTACCACTTCCCCTTTTGGCCAAAATCTCTAACCGCATTGTCAATGAGGTGGAGCAGGTGAACCGCATTGTTTATGATATTACCTCTAAACCACCAGCAACAATTGAGTGGGAATAA
- the guaB gene encoding IMP dehydrogenase: MEKLLKTGLTFDDILLVPAYSEVLPQEVSLSTQLTAKIQLNIPLLSAAMDTVTESRMAIAMARQGGLGIIHKNMSIAQQAEEVDRVKRSQNFIISNPFYLSPDHFVHEAEALMSKYRISGVPICDENKKLLGILTNRDLRFETNFDQKIGEVMTKEGLVTAPIGTTLEGSKAILRQHRVEKLPLVDEQGRLGGLITIKDIEKAERYPQAAKDEQGRLLVGAALGTSADTMERAAALVQAHVDVVTVDTAHGHSAKVLATIKALKQAYPDLQIIAGNVATAQGTLALIQAGADAVKVGIGPGSICTTRIVAGVGVPQITAIYDCAQAAKAHNIPIIADGGIKYSGDLVKALGMGASACMMGSIFAGCDESPGAMELFKGRKFKVYRGMGSIAAMEQGSKDRYFQDEQKNSKKLVPEGVEGRVAYKGYVEDSIFQLVGGIRQGMGYAGTATVAELSEKAQFVRITNAGLKESHPHDIQITKEAPNYSLDA, encoded by the coding sequence ATGGAAAAATTGCTGAAAACAGGCCTCACCTTTGACGACATTCTGCTCGTCCCTGCCTATTCTGAGGTCCTTCCGCAAGAAGTCAGTTTATCAACTCAACTTACCGCCAAAATCCAATTGAATATTCCTTTGCTTAGTGCCGCTATGGACACTGTTACGGAGTCTAGAATGGCTATTGCTATGGCCCGCCAAGGCGGTTTGGGAATCATTCATAAAAATATGTCCATTGCCCAACAAGCCGAGGAGGTGGACCGCGTGAAGCGCTCGCAGAACTTCATCATCTCTAATCCATTTTACCTCAGCCCCGATCATTTTGTGCATGAAGCCGAAGCTTTGATGTCAAAATATCGCATTTCGGGCGTGCCGATTTGTGATGAGAACAAAAAACTCTTGGGGATTTTAACCAATAGAGATTTGCGTTTTGAGACCAATTTTGACCAAAAAATTGGCGAAGTGATGACCAAAGAAGGCCTAGTTACGGCTCCTATCGGCACTACTTTAGAAGGCTCCAAGGCCATTTTGCGCCAACATCGAGTAGAGAAATTGCCTTTGGTCGATGAGCAAGGCCGTTTGGGAGGGCTCATTACGATTAAAGACATTGAAAAGGCCGAACGCTACCCCCAAGCCGCCAAAGATGAGCAAGGCCGTTTGTTAGTGGGGGCCGCTTTGGGCACCTCGGCAGATACCATGGAAAGGGCCGCAGCTTTGGTCCAAGCGCATGTAGATGTGGTTACTGTAGATACGGCGCATGGACATTCAGCCAAGGTCTTGGCCACCATCAAAGCGCTAAAACAAGCTTATCCTGATTTACAAATCATTGCGGGAAATGTAGCGACTGCTCAGGGAACTTTGGCCCTGATTCAAGCTGGGGCCGATGCCGTTAAAGTGGGCATTGGCCCTGGTTCTATCTGTACCACTCGGATTGTAGCGGGTGTGGGTGTTCCTCAAATTACCGCTATTTACGATTGTGCGCAGGCAGCCAAGGCCCATAACATTCCCATTATTGCTGATGGGGGAATCAAATACTCCGGCGATTTGGTCAAGGCTTTAGGTATGGGTGCTAGCGCTTGTATGATGGGGAGCATTTTTGCAGGCTGCGATGAGAGTCCAGGCGCTATGGAACTTTTCAAAGGTCGAAAATTCAAAGTATATCGAGGGATGGGCTCTATTGCAGCCATGGAACAAGGCAGCAAAGACCGCTACTTCCAAGATGAGCAAAAAAATAGCAAAAAACTGGTCCCTGAAGGCGTAGAAGGTCGAGTAGCTTACAAAGGCTATGTAGAAGACAGTATTTTCCAATTGGTTGGTGGGATTCGCCAAGGGATGGGCTATGCAGGCACGGCAACCGTGGCCGAATTGAGCGAGAAAGCGCAATTTGTCCGCATTACCAATGCCGGCCTCAAAGAAAGCCACCCACATGATATTCAAATTACGAAAGAGGCGCCAAATTATAGCCTAGACGCTTAA
- a CDS encoding AIR synthase-related protein: protein MQKKAASGMDINLGNSCSQDAYAWAKKTFVQRAGKAGALAPNLEGGFSNLLLFGQERIGIASDGIGTKIELAERSKKYDTLGFDLLAMVADDLATAGFEPTNLSNIIDVDHLDQAIINELMKGLSEACAFTGVSITGGEIAELGNRISGYGEGMHFNWCSTAIGHLPTQLAQPIDGSQIEEGQVVVAVKSQGFRSNGFSLIRRIMEKNFGPDWQDAPYDDTCSWGEKLLTPSLICAPLINKWLSHDILPSGLVHITGGGIADNFRRLLKRKNKGARLENLFAPLPMMKKVMSLGEITLEDAYLYWNMGNAFLAVLPAEQLDAALALAQDTPYQLVRAGEITATPNIQIVLEEKTLNYNF from the coding sequence ATGCAAAAGAAAGCGGCTAGCGGAATGGATATCAATTTGGGCAATTCCTGTTCTCAGGATGCCTATGCTTGGGCCAAAAAGACCTTTGTGCAAAGAGCAGGAAAGGCGGGGGCTTTGGCGCCCAATTTAGAAGGTGGATTTTCGAATTTGCTCTTATTTGGCCAAGAGCGAATTGGTATTGCTTCGGATGGCATCGGGACCAAAATTGAGTTGGCCGAAAGAAGCAAAAAATACGATACTCTGGGTTTTGATTTATTAGCCATGGTGGCCGATGATTTGGCCACAGCGGGCTTTGAACCCACCAACTTATCCAATATTATTGATGTAGATCATTTGGACCAAGCAATCATCAACGAGTTGATGAAAGGCTTGTCGGAGGCCTGTGCATTTACGGGCGTGAGCATCACGGGAGGCGAAATTGCCGAATTGGGCAATCGCATTTCGGGTTATGGCGAGGGGATGCACTTCAATTGGTGTTCTACGGCCATTGGGCATTTGCCCACGCAATTGGCACAGCCCATCGATGGCAGTCAGATAGAAGAGGGACAAGTTGTTGTGGCGGTGAAGAGCCAGGGCTTTAGAAGCAATGGCTTTTCGCTCATTAGGCGAATCATGGAAAAAAACTTTGGCCCAGATTGGCAGGATGCGCCCTATGATGATACTTGCAGTTGGGGCGAAAAACTCTTAACGCCCTCGCTGATTTGCGCGCCACTCATCAACAAATGGTTAAGCCATGATATTTTGCCCAGCGGCTTGGTCCATATTACGGGCGGCGGCATAGCCGACAACTTCAGGCGCTTGCTTAAGCGAAAAAATAAGGGAGCTCGTCTAGAAAACCTCTTTGCGCCCTTGCCAATGATGAAAAAAGTCATGAGTTTAGGGGAAATTACCTTAGAAGACGCCTACTTATACTGGAACATGGGAAATGCCTTTTTAGCCGTTTTGCCAGCCGAGCAGTTAGATGCTGCTTTAGCTTTGGCCCAAGATACTCCTTATCAGCTAGTTCGAGCGGGAGAAATTACGGCTACACCCAATATTCAGATTGTCTTGGAGGAAAAAACATTGAACTACAATTTCTAA
- a CDS encoding phosphoribosylformylglycinamidine synthase subunit PurL: protein MTNYPHIFRYLRPNLADWQGQKIVQAAELHLGLKTGEIRLTQLFSLAEEAQEEQLLAFAEACIQDPLTDQIEINQLNWPKGFASAVAIAQLPGVTDDEGRSAQMAWADFFNLPFEPEEQRIFSQTIYLIEKDLTAEELKALAQRLLGNPLIHHFSYFKAQEGGFDRPFYVPKVQIQANKERQLIDLDPLSDEELLRLSKEMVLALNLAEMQAIRDYYGSEAVQAFRATKGLPAQPTDCELEVLAQTWSEHCKHKEFNALIHYKNLETGEEKEIHSLFKTFIKGATDNVAASLAEKGNDWLVKVFSDNAGVVKATDKHLFVWKVETHNSPSALDPYGGAITGILGNNRDPLGTGVGGAQLLFNTNVLCFGPPNYNKALLKGQLHPRQIMEGVVSGIEDGGNKSGVPTVNGSIVFDERYSGKPLVYCGTAGIMPYDYLGKNSWEKPIDANDRIIMAGGRVGKDGIHGATFSSIEIDEHSPMSAVQIGSPITQKMLYDFMRVATAQGLIKCSTDNGAGGLSSSVGELAEISGGALVQLEKVPLKYAGLRPWEIFVSESQERMTLVVETEKWPSLKALALQYEVELSDIGYFTNDGYLDIRYEEEQIALLSMQFLHEGVPQKEMWAEWEKPELQEPALPENLDYNQLLLDLMSSLNICSRESIIRQYDHEVKGKTILKPLMGAKGKAPQDAAVLRFDFSDYQGVAVSNGIIPRYGDIDAYQMSASAFDEAIRQIISVGGRLPNMTENDDIFWSINDNFCVPDSEFHPEHNPDGKLKLAKLVQMCQALYDMASFFDIPLTSGKDSMKNDFKAEGQKISVPPTILYSFTAKMKDVRQTISAEFKMPGDLIYQLGTTYNELGASEFYQLFGELGANVPKVRKEAAKALYIKVMQANEAGLIASSHDLSDGGLAVALAESCFGGDLGANIQLEQLGDLTAAQLLFSESNSRFLVSIAPENQAAFEEIMGDSAFFLGQVSDDQQLSIQLGQEELIQLNIEQLETAWSQTLSL from the coding sequence ATGACCAACTATCCACATATATTCCGTTATCTACGTCCCAATTTAGCCGATTGGCAGGGCCAGAAGATTGTGCAAGCTGCAGAGCTACATTTGGGCCTCAAAACGGGTGAAATTCGTTTAACTCAGCTCTTTTCTTTGGCCGAAGAGGCCCAAGAAGAGCAGCTCTTGGCCTTTGCAGAGGCTTGTATTCAAGATCCTTTGACGGACCAAATTGAAATCAATCAATTAAATTGGCCCAAAGGTTTTGCCTCGGCGGTAGCTATTGCCCAATTACCTGGAGTTACAGATGATGAGGGCCGCTCGGCCCAAATGGCTTGGGCCGATTTCTTCAATTTGCCTTTTGAGCCAGAAGAACAGCGCATTTTTAGCCAAACCATCTACCTCATAGAAAAGGATTTGACGGCTGAAGAGCTCAAGGCCTTGGCCCAGCGCCTTTTGGGCAACCCACTAATTCATCATTTTAGCTATTTCAAGGCCCAAGAAGGCGGTTTTGACCGCCCTTTTTATGTTCCCAAAGTGCAAATACAAGCCAATAAAGAGCGCCAACTGATTGATTTGGACCCTTTGAGCGACGAAGAACTGCTGCGGCTATCTAAAGAAATGGTTTTGGCCCTCAATTTAGCCGAAATGCAAGCCATTAGAGACTATTATGGCAGCGAGGCGGTCCAAGCATTTAGAGCGACCAAAGGCTTGCCCGCTCAACCAACCGACTGCGAGCTAGAAGTGCTGGCCCAAACTTGGTCCGAGCACTGCAAACACAAGGAATTTAATGCCTTGATTCACTATAAAAACCTAGAAACAGGCGAAGAAAAAGAGATTCATTCGCTCTTTAAGACCTTTATCAAAGGTGCTACCGATAATGTGGCTGCTTCTTTGGCCGAAAAAGGCAATGATTGGCTGGTCAAGGTGTTTTCTGATAATGCTGGAGTGGTTAAAGCTACGGATAAACATCTCTTTGTCTGGAAAGTAGAAACGCATAACTCGCCTTCTGCACTTGATCCTTATGGTGGAGCAATTACAGGCATTTTAGGGAACAATCGCGACCCACTAGGAACGGGAGTGGGTGGCGCTCAACTGCTGTTTAATACTAATGTCCTTTGTTTTGGCCCACCCAACTACAACAAAGCACTACTCAAGGGCCAATTGCATCCCCGCCAAATTATGGAAGGGGTCGTTTCAGGTATCGAAGATGGTGGAAATAAGTCTGGCGTGCCTACAGTCAACGGCTCAATTGTCTTTGATGAGCGCTATAGCGGCAAACCTTTGGTCTACTGTGGTACTGCGGGCATTATGCCTTACGATTATTTGGGCAAAAATAGCTGGGAAAAACCAATTGATGCTAATGATCGCATCATTATGGCCGGCGGTAGAGTGGGCAAAGATGGCATTCATGGCGCTACTTTCTCTTCTATTGAAATTGATGAGCATTCACCTATGTCAGCAGTCCAAATTGGTAGCCCTATCACCCAAAAAATGCTTTACGATTTTATGCGAGTGGCCACCGCTCAAGGACTCATTAAATGTAGTACGGATAATGGCGCAGGGGGACTCTCTTCTTCGGTGGGCGAACTGGCCGAAATTAGCGGCGGGGCTTTGGTCCAATTGGAAAAGGTGCCACTAAAATATGCAGGTCTTCGCCCTTGGGAAATCTTTGTCTCTGAGTCGCAAGAACGCATGACTTTAGTCGTGGAAACAGAAAAATGGCCTTCCCTAAAAGCGCTCGCGCTACAATATGAAGTGGAGCTCTCCGATATTGGCTATTTCACCAATGATGGCTATTTAGATATTCGCTACGAAGAGGAACAAATTGCCTTATTGAGTATGCAGTTTTTGCATGAAGGCGTTCCCCAAAAAGAAATGTGGGCCGAATGGGAAAAACCAGAACTTCAAGAGCCAGCGCTTCCCGAAAACTTAGATTATAATCAACTGCTCTTAGACCTGATGAGCAGCCTAAATATCTGCTCTAGAGAAAGTATTATCCGCCAATACGACCATGAGGTCAAAGGAAAAACTATTCTCAAGCCACTAATGGGCGCCAAAGGTAAAGCCCCTCAAGATGCAGCCGTTCTTCGCTTTGATTTCTCTGATTATCAAGGGGTAGCCGTATCTAATGGTATTATTCCCCGCTATGGCGATATTGATGCCTACCAAATGTCGGCCAGCGCCTTTGATGAGGCGATCCGCCAAATTATTTCGGTGGGTGGCCGCCTACCCAATATGACAGAAAACGATGATATTTTCTGGTCCATTAACGATAATTTTTGTGTGCCCGATTCGGAGTTTCATCCCGAACATAATCCAGATGGCAAACTCAAACTCGCCAAATTGGTGCAGATGTGCCAAGCCCTTTATGATATGGCCAGCTTTTTCGATATCCCCCTCACTTCAGGTAAGGACAGTATGAAAAACGACTTTAAGGCAGAGGGCCAAAAGATTTCGGTCCCGCCCACTATTCTCTACTCTTTTACGGCCAAAATGAAGGATGTTCGCCAAACCATTAGTGCAGAATTTAAAATGCCTGGCGACTTGATTTATCAATTGGGCACTACTTATAATGAATTGGGCGCCTCTGAGTTTTATCAGCTATTTGGCGAGTTAGGCGCTAATGTTCCTAAGGTCCGAAAAGAAGCCGCCAAAGCCCTTTATATCAAGGTTATGCAGGCTAATGAAGCTGGTTTGATCGCCTCTAGCCACGATTTATCCGATGGCGGCTTAGCCGTTGCCTTGGCCGAGTCTTGTTTCGGTGGCGATTTGGGCGCCAATATCCAACTGGAGCAATTAGGCGATTTGACGGCTGCACAATTGCTGTTTTCTGAGTCAAATTCTCGCTTTTTAGTCTCTATCGCCCCCGAAAATCAAGCTGCTTTTGAAGAAATTATGGGCGATTCTGCCTTTTTCTTGGGCCAAGTAAGCGACGACCAACAGTTGAGTATCCAACTCGGCCAAGAGGAGCTGATCCAATTGAACATCGAGCAATTGGAAACCGCTTGGTCGCAAACGCTTTCTCTCTAA